A region from the Arachis ipaensis cultivar K30076 chromosome B01, Araip1.1, whole genome shotgun sequence genome encodes:
- the LOC107627586 gene encoding peroxidase 51: MSSGIVWSLALLLSLVCLNPFQLSSAQLSPNHYANICPNVESIVRRAVQNKFQQTFVTVPATLRLFFHDCFVQGCDASVLVASTGANQAEKDHSDNLSLAGDGFDTVIKAKAAVDAVPQCRNKVSCADILALAARDVVVLAGGPSYTVELGRFDGLVSRASDVNGRLPQPGFTLNQLNSLFAANGLTQTDMIALSGAHTLGFSHCNRFSNRIYSTPVDPTLNKQYAAQLQQMCPRNVDPRIAINMDPNTPRTFDNFYYKNLQNGQGLFTSDQILFTDQRSRPTVNSFASNANVFNSNFVAAMTKLGRVGVKTARNGKIRTDCSVL; this comes from the exons ATGAGTAGTGGAATTGTGTGGTCACTCGCATTATTATTGAGTCTCGTGTGTCTTAATCCATTTCAATTATCTTCGGCACAGCTTAGTCCAAACCATTACGCTAATATCTGCCCCAATGTTGAATCCATCGTTAGACGAGCAGTTCAAAATAAATTCCAACAAACCTTTGTAACTGTTCCTGCCACGCTCCGTCTCTTCTTCCACGACTGCTTTGTCCAG GGTTGTGATGCTTCAGTGTTGGTAGCATCAACAGGGGCAAACCAAGCAGAGAAGGATCATTCGGATAATTTGTCATTGGCTGGAGATGGATTTGACACAGTTATCAAAGCAAAAGCAGCGGTTGATGCTGTTCCTCAGTGCAGAAACAAAGTCTCCTGTGCTGATATTCTTGCTTTGGCAGCCCGTGATGTCGTTGTTCTG GCTGGTGGACCTTCATACACGGTTGAATTGGGAAGATTTGATGGGTTAGTATCAAGAGCTTCTGATGTAAATGGAAGGCTACCACAACCAGGCTTCACCTTGAATCAGCTCAATTCTCTCTTTGCCGCAAATGGCCTCACCCAAACTGACATGATTGCCCTCTCAG GTGCACACACCCTTGGATTCTCGCACTGCAACAGGTTCTCAAACAGAATCTACAGCACCCCAGTGGACCCCACACTGAACAAGCAATACGCTGCACAGCTCCAACAAATGTGCCCAAGAAACGTGGATCCAAGAATCGCCATCAACATGGACCCAAACACACCTCGCACCTTCGACAACTTTTACTACAAGAACCTTCAAAACGGACAGGGTCTCTTCACCTCTGATCAGATCCTCTTCACTGATCAGAGGTCTAGACCCACCGTTAATTCTTTTGCCTCCAATGCTAATGTCTTCAACTCCAACTTCGTTGCTGCAATGACCAAATTGGGTCGCGTTGGGGTTAAGACTGCCCGTAACGGAAAAATTCGTACGGATTGTTCCGTTCTTTGA